Proteins from a genomic interval of Oncorhynchus mykiss isolate Arlee chromosome 21, USDA_OmykA_1.1, whole genome shotgun sequence:
- the LOC118942855 gene encoding probable G-protein coupled receptor 19, translated as MVYAQSTDTIKPSLLPLLSPSFTLPMTFNLSDRGNTSSATPSIWNHNTLSSSSSGLQNTTQVWYELTPAEVAVLGLVFSLLWLVSILGNVLVCVVIHRSRRSQSTTNYFVVSMACADLLLSLGCAPFILLQVTCGGWPLSAAACKAVRYLQHLCPGVQVYVLLSICVDRFYTIVYPLSFKVSREKAKRMILASWMLDAAFVSPCLFFYGSEAGDGGGHCDFFLPAGSWDGVLYGSVHLLLGFLVPAVLIVWFYQRVVHYIWRIGADGHTVRRTMNIVPRTKVKTIKMFLMLNVVFLLTWTPFYVVQVWHPSEAPGPSRQGALVFCCVVWVSFSSAASKPSLYSVYNANFRRGMRETFCTSSMKCYRSNAYTITASSRMAKSNYVGVVDIPVATKTTLTKDSVYDTFDREAKEKKLAWPIRANPPNTFV; from the coding sequence ATGGTCTACGCCCAATCAACAGACACCATCAAGCCCTCCCTcctgcccctcctctccccctcctttaccctcccCATGACCTTTAACCTCTCAGACAGGGGCAACACCAGTTCAGCGACACCCTCCATCTGGAACCACaacaccctctcctcttcctcctccggcCTCCAGAACACCACCCAGGTGTGGTATGAACTCACCCCAGCGGAGGTGGCTGTTCTGGGGCTGGTGTTCAGTCTCCTGTGGTTGGTGTCCATCCTGGGTAATGTTCTAGTGTGTGTAGTGATCCACCGTAGCAGAAGGAGTCAGTCCACTACGAACTACTTTGTGGTGTCCATGGCCTGTGCCGACCTGTTGCTGTCCCTGGGCTGTGCTCCCTTCATCCTCCTCCAGGTGACCTGCGGGGGCTGGCCTCTCAGCGCTGCCGCCTGTAAGGCTGTCCGTTACCTGCAGCACCTGTGTCCTGGTGTCCAGGTGTATGTTCTGCTGTCCATCTGTGTGGACCGGTTCTACACCATTGTGTACCCACTGAGCTTCAAGGTGTCCAGGGAGAAAGCGAAGAGGATGATTCTGGCCTCCTGGATGTTGGACGCCGCTttcgtctctccctgtcttttcttCTACGGCTCGGAGGCGGGGGACGGGGGAGGGCACTGTGACTTCTTCCTGCCGGCGGGAAGCTGGGATGGCGTTCTGTATGGTTCCGTCCACCTGCTCCTGGGGTTCCTGGTCCCAGCTGTCCTCATCGTGTGGTTCTACCAGCGTGTGGTCCACTACATCTGGAGGATCGGCGCCGACGGACACACGGTCAGGAGAACCATGAACATCGTCCCCAGGACTAAAGTGAAGACCATCAAGATGTTTCTCATGCTGAACGTGGTGTTCCTCCTCACCTGGACTCCCTTCTACGTGGTCCAGGTGTGGCACCCTAGTGAGGCCCCGGGCCCCAGCAGACAGGGGGCTCTGGTGTTCTGCTGTGTGGTCTGGGTGTCGTTCAGCTCCGCCGCCTCGAAACCCTCGCTCTATTCCGTCTACAACGCTAACTTCAGACGCGGCATGAGGGAGACCTTCTGCACGTCCTCTATGAAGTGTTACCGTAGCAACGCCTACACCATCACCGCCAGCTCCCGCATGGCCAAGAGTAACTACGTGGGCGTGGTGGATATCCCCGTGGCGACCAAGACGACGCTCACCAAAGACTCCGTCTACGACACGTTTGACCGCGAGGCCAAGGAGAAGAAGCTGGCCTGGCCAATCAGAGCCAACCCTCCCAACACCTTCGTCTga